Proteins found in one Amblyraja radiata isolate CabotCenter1 chromosome 15, sAmbRad1.1.pri, whole genome shotgun sequence genomic segment:
- the LOC116981401 gene encoding NACHT, LRR and PYD domains-containing protein 3-like isoform X4: protein MELLEREASARSVVYTFPHLTIQEFVAAFTQFLTVDPGNIVKFLTEAHSKTDGRFEVFLRFVAGLSSPQSARILEEFLGPFPNDTTCRVIDWVKEEVQRQITNAGSEAGKRSLLNTLHYLFESKNPALPQHILGSVETLSFSGLRMTPIGCAVLSHVISRCNTIKHLDLCSCGIQCEGLQRLGPALHKCQRLGLRDNDLGDSGVKLVSVALRNRHCQIQALWLDKVGLTDSGSEDLASALSTNHSLTELDLSDNKLGDLGVKLVSVALRNPDCKILRLGLDKVGLTDSGAEDLGSALSTSPSLTKLGLRGNDLGDLGVKLVSVALRNPDCKIQALWLDKVGLTDSGAEDLASALSTSPSLTVLDLTHNSLTDGCVPALCRLIRNHPSLEQIMLGANQFSADGRNQLQCLQGIRTGLNVAV, encoded by the exons atggaacttttggagagagaggctTCAGCCCGtagcgtggtgtacaccttcccgcacctcaccatccaagagtttgtagccgcatTCACACAATTTCTGACTGTAGATCCCGGGAATATCGTGAAATTCCTCACTGAAGCCCACAGCAAgacagacgggcgatttgaagtatttctccgttttgtcgctggtctctcctcgcCCCAGTCAGCTCggatcctggaggagtttctgggtccATTTCCTAATGATACAACCTGCCGAGtgattgactgggtgaaggaggaggttcaACGTCAGATTACAAATGCAGGGAGTGAAGCTGGTAAACGGAGCCTCCTGAACACgctgcactacctgtttgagtctaAGAATCCTGCACTGCCTCAGCATATCctgggatctgtggaaacactttcattcagTGGACTGCGAATGACCCCGATTGGCTGTGCGGTCCTGTCTCATGTCATCAGCCGCTGTAATACAATCAAACATCTTGATCTGTGCAGCTGCGGCATccagtgtgaaggtctccagcggctgggaccggctctgcacaaGTGCCAGCGCTTGGG actgcgagacaacgacctgggagattccggagtgaaactggtgtctgtggCTCTGAGGAACCGGCACTGTCAAATACAGGCActgtg gctggacaaggtcggtctcacagattctggatccgaggatctcgcctccgctctcagtacaaaccactCACTGACGGAGTTGGACCTGAGTGATAATAAGTTGGGAGATttaggagtgaaactggtgtctgtggctctgaggaacccggactgtaaaatactgaGACTGGG gctggacaaggtcggtctcacagattctggagccgaggatctcggctccgctctcagtacaagcCCCTCACTGACGAAGCTGGGCCTGCGTGGGAATGACCTGGGAGATttaggagtgaaactggtgtctgtggctctgaggaacccggactgtaaaatacaggcactgtg gctggacaaggtcggtctcacagattctggagccgaggatctcgcctccgctctcagtacaagcCCCTCACTGACGGTGCTGGACCTGACACACAACTCCCTCACAGACGGATGTGTCCCCGCTCTCTGCCGCCTCATACGGAACCACCCGAGTCTGGAGCAGATcat GCTGGGGGCGAATCAGTTCAGTGCAGATGGACGGAACCAGTTGCAGTGTCTGCAGGGAATCAGAACCGGACTGAATGTGGCCGTGTGA
- the LOC116981401 gene encoding NACHT, LRR and PYD domains-containing protein 3-like isoform X3 encodes MELLEREASARSVVYTFPHLTIQEFVAAFTQFLTVDPGNIVKFLTEAHSKTDGRFEVFLRFVAGLSSPQSARILEEFLGPFPNDTTCRVIDWVKEEVQRQITNAGSEAGKRSLLNTLHYLFESKNPALPQHILGSVETLSFSGLRMTPIGCAVLSHVISRCNTIKHLDLCSCGIQCEGLQRLGPALHKCQRLGLRDNDLGDSGVKLVSVALRNRHCQIQALWLDKVGLTDSGSEDLASALSTNHSLTELDLSDNKLGDLGVKLVSVALRNPDCKILRLGLDGVGLTDFGDEDLASALSINPSLTQLGLGGNNLGDSGVKLVSAALGKPDCKILAPGLDKVGLTDSGAEDLASALSTSPSLTVLDLTHNSLTDGCVPALCRLIRNHPSLEQIMLGANQFSADGRNQLQCLQGIRTGLNVAV; translated from the exons atggaacttttggagagagaggctTCAGCCCGtagcgtggtgtacaccttcccgcacctcaccatccaagagtttgtagccgcatTCACACAATTTCTGACTGTAGATCCCGGGAATATCGTGAAATTCCTCACTGAAGCCCACAGCAAgacagacgggcgatttgaagtatttctccgttttgtcgctggtctctcctcgcCCCAGTCAGCTCggatcctggaggagtttctgggtccATTTCCTAATGATACAACCTGCCGAGtgattgactgggtgaaggaggaggttcaACGTCAGATTACAAATGCAGGGAGTGAAGCTGGTAAACGGAGCCTCCTGAACACgctgcactacctgtttgagtctaAGAATCCTGCACTGCCTCAGCATATCctgggatctgtggaaacactttcattcagTGGACTGCGAATGACCCCGATTGGCTGTGCGGTCCTGTCTCATGTCATCAGCCGCTGTAATACAATCAAACATCTTGATCTGTGCAGCTGCGGCATccagtgtgaaggtctccagcggctgggaccggctctgcacaaGTGCCAGCGCTTGGG actgcgagacaacgacctgggagattccggagtgaaactggtgtctgtggCTCTGAGGAACCGGCACTGTCAAATACAGGCActgtg gctggacaaggtcggtctcacagattctggatccgaggatctcgcctccgctctcagtacaaaccactCACTGACGGAGTTGGACCTGAGTGATAATAAGTTGGGAGATttaggagtgaaactggtgtctgtggctctgaggaacccggactgtaaaatactgaGACTGGG gctggacgGTGTGGGTCTCACTGATTTTGGAGACGAGGATCTCGCCTCCGCTCTCAGTATAAACCCCTCACTGACACAGCTGGGACTGGGTGGTAACAACCTGGGAGactccggagtgaaactggtgtctgcggctctcGGGAAACCAGACTGTAAAATACTGGCACcggg gctggacaaggtcggtctcacagattctggagccgaggatctcgcctccgctctcagtacaagcCCCTCACTGACGGTGCTGGACCTGACACACAACTCCCTCACAGACGGATGTGTCCCCGCTCTCTGCCGCCTCATACGGAACCACCCGAGTCTGGAGCAGATcat GCTGGGGGCGAATCAGTTCAGTGCAGATGGACGGAACCAGTTGCAGTGTCTGCAGGGAATCAGAACCGGACTGAATGTGGCCGTGTGA
- the LOC116981401 gene encoding NACHT, LRR and PYD domains-containing protein 3-like isoform X1 — protein MELLEREASARSVVYTFPHLTIQEFVAAFTQFLTVDPGNIVKFLTEAHSKTDGRFEVFLRFVAGLSSPQSARILEEFLGPFPNDTTCRVIDWVKEEVQRQITNAGSEAGKRSLLNTLHYLFESKNPALPQHILGSVETLSFSGLRMTPIGCAVLSHVISRCNTIKHLDLCSCGIQCEGLQRLGPALHKCQRLGLRDNDLGDSGVKLVSVALRNRHCQIQALWLDKVGLTDSGSEDLASALSTNHSLTELDLSDNKLGDLGVKLVSVALRNPDCKILRLGLDKVGLTDSGAEDLGSALSTSPSLTKLGLRGNDLGDLGVKLVSVALRNPDCKIQALWLDGVGLTDFGDEDLASALSINPSLTQLGLGGNNLGDSGVKLVSAALGKPDCKILAPGLDKVGLTDSGAEDLASALSTSPSLTVLDLTHNSLTDGCVPALCRLIRNHPSLEQIMLGANQFSADGRNQLQCLQGIRTGLNVAV, from the exons atggaacttttggagagagaggctTCAGCCCGtagcgtggtgtacaccttcccgcacctcaccatccaagagtttgtagccgcatTCACACAATTTCTGACTGTAGATCCCGGGAATATCGTGAAATTCCTCACTGAAGCCCACAGCAAgacagacgggcgatttgaagtatttctccgttttgtcgctggtctctcctcgcCCCAGTCAGCTCggatcctggaggagtttctgggtccATTTCCTAATGATACAACCTGCCGAGtgattgactgggtgaaggaggaggttcaACGTCAGATTACAAATGCAGGGAGTGAAGCTGGTAAACGGAGCCTCCTGAACACgctgcactacctgtttgagtctaAGAATCCTGCACTGCCTCAGCATATCctgggatctgtggaaacactttcattcagTGGACTGCGAATGACCCCGATTGGCTGTGCGGTCCTGTCTCATGTCATCAGCCGCTGTAATACAATCAAACATCTTGATCTGTGCAGCTGCGGCATccagtgtgaaggtctccagcggctgggaccggctctgcacaaGTGCCAGCGCTTGGG actgcgagacaacgacctgggagattccggagtgaaactggtgtctgtggCTCTGAGGAACCGGCACTGTCAAATACAGGCActgtg gctggacaaggtcggtctcacagattctggatccgaggatctcgcctccgctctcagtacaaaccactCACTGACGGAGTTGGACCTGAGTGATAATAAGTTGGGAGATttaggagtgaaactggtgtctgtggctctgaggaacccggactgtaaaatactgaGACTGGG gctggacaaggtcggtctcacagattctggagccgaggatctcggctccgctctcagtacaagcCCCTCACTGACGAAGCTGGGCCTGCGTGGGAATGACCTGGGAGATttaggagtgaaactggtgtctgtggctctgaggaacccggactgtaaaatacaggcactgtg gctggacgGTGTGGGTCTCACTGATTTTGGAGACGAGGATCTCGCCTCCGCTCTCAGTATAAACCCCTCACTGACACAGCTGGGACTGGGTGGTAACAACCTGGGAGactccggagtgaaactggtgtctgcggctctcGGGAAACCAGACTGTAAAATACTGGCACcggg gctggacaaggtcggtctcacagattctggagccgaggatctcgcctccgctctcagtacaagcCCCTCACTGACGGTGCTGGACCTGACACACAACTCCCTCACAGACGGATGTGTCCCCGCTCTCTGCCGCCTCATACGGAACCACCCGAGTCTGGAGCAGATcat GCTGGGGGCGAATCAGTTCAGTGCAGATGGACGGAACCAGTTGCAGTGTCTGCAGGGAATCAGAACCGGACTGAATGTGGCCGTGTGA
- the LOC116981401 gene encoding NACHT, LRR and PYD domains-containing protein 3-like isoform X2 — protein sequence MELLEREASARSVVYTFPHLTIQEFVAAFTQFLTVDPGNIVKFLTEAHSKTDGRFEVFLRFVAGLSSPQSARILEEFLGPFPNDTTCRVIDWVKEEVQRQITNAGSEAGKRSLLNTLHYLFESKNPALPQHILGSVETLSFSGLRMTPIGCAVLSHVISRCNTIKHLDLCSCGIQCEGLQRLGPALHKCQRLGLRDNDLGDSGVKLVSVALRNRHCQIQALWLDKVGLTDSGAEDLGSALSTSPSLTKLGLRGNDLGDLGVKLVSVALRNPDCKIQALWLDGVGLTDFGDEDLASALSINPSLTQLGLGGNNLGDSGVKLVSAALGKPDCKILAPGLDKVGLTDSGAEDLASALSTSPSLTVLDLTHNSLTDGCVPALCRLIRNHPSLEQIMLGANQFSADGRNQLQCLQGIRTGLNVAV from the exons atggaacttttggagagagaggctTCAGCCCGtagcgtggtgtacaccttcccgcacctcaccatccaagagtttgtagccgcatTCACACAATTTCTGACTGTAGATCCCGGGAATATCGTGAAATTCCTCACTGAAGCCCACAGCAAgacagacgggcgatttgaagtatttctccgttttgtcgctggtctctcctcgcCCCAGTCAGCTCggatcctggaggagtttctgggtccATTTCCTAATGATACAACCTGCCGAGtgattgactgggtgaaggaggaggttcaACGTCAGATTACAAATGCAGGGAGTGAAGCTGGTAAACGGAGCCTCCTGAACACgctgcactacctgtttgagtctaAGAATCCTGCACTGCCTCAGCATATCctgggatctgtggaaacactttcattcagTGGACTGCGAATGACCCCGATTGGCTGTGCGGTCCTGTCTCATGTCATCAGCCGCTGTAATACAATCAAACATCTTGATCTGTGCAGCTGCGGCATccagtgtgaaggtctccagcggctgggaccggctctgcacaaGTGCCAGCGCTTGGG actgcgagacaacgacctgggagattccggagtgaaactggtgtctgtggCTCTGAGGAACCGGCACTGTCAAATACAGGCActgtg gctggacaaggtcggtctcacagattctggagccgaggatctcggctccgctctcagtacaagcCCCTCACTGACGAAGCTGGGCCTGCGTGGGAATGACCTGGGAGATttaggagtgaaactggtgtctgtggctctgaggaacccggactgtaaaatacaggcactgtg gctggacgGTGTGGGTCTCACTGATTTTGGAGACGAGGATCTCGCCTCCGCTCTCAGTATAAACCCCTCACTGACACAGCTGGGACTGGGTGGTAACAACCTGGGAGactccggagtgaaactggtgtctgcggctctcGGGAAACCAGACTGTAAAATACTGGCACcggg gctggacaaggtcggtctcacagattctggagccgaggatctcgcctccgctctcagtacaagcCCCTCACTGACGGTGCTGGACCTGACACACAACTCCCTCACAGACGGATGTGTCCCCGCTCTCTGCCGCCTCATACGGAACCACCCGAGTCTGGAGCAGATcat GCTGGGGGCGAATCAGTTCAGTGCAGATGGACGGAACCAGTTGCAGTGTCTGCAGGGAATCAGAACCGGACTGAATGTGGCCGTGTGA
- the LOC116981401 gene encoding NACHT, LRR and PYD domains-containing protein 3-like isoform X5, giving the protein MELLEREASARSVVYTFPHLTIQEFVAAFTQFLTVDPGNIVKFLTEAHSKTDGRFEVFLRFVAGLSSPQSARILEEFLGPFPNDTTCRVIDWVKEEVQRQITNAGSEAGKRSLLNTLHYLFESKNPALPQHILGSVETLSFSGLRMTPIGCAVLSHVISRCNTIKHLDLCSCGIQCEGLQRLGPALHKCQRLGLRDNDLGDSGVKLVSVALRNRHCQIQALWLDKVGLTDSGSEDLASALSTNHSLTELDLSDNKLGDLGVKLVSVALRNPDCKILRLGLDKVGLTDSGAEDLASALSINPSLTQLGLGGNNLGDSGVKLVSAALGKPDCKILAPGLDKVGLTDSGAEDLASALSTSPSLTVLDLTHNSLTDGCVPALCRLIRNHPSLEQIMLGANQFSADGRNQLQCLQGIRTGLNVAV; this is encoded by the exons atggaacttttggagagagaggctTCAGCCCGtagcgtggtgtacaccttcccgcacctcaccatccaagagtttgtagccgcatTCACACAATTTCTGACTGTAGATCCCGGGAATATCGTGAAATTCCTCACTGAAGCCCACAGCAAgacagacgggcgatttgaagtatttctccgttttgtcgctggtctctcctcgcCCCAGTCAGCTCggatcctggaggagtttctgggtccATTTCCTAATGATACAACCTGCCGAGtgattgactgggtgaaggaggaggttcaACGTCAGATTACAAATGCAGGGAGTGAAGCTGGTAAACGGAGCCTCCTGAACACgctgcactacctgtttgagtctaAGAATCCTGCACTGCCTCAGCATATCctgggatctgtggaaacactttcattcagTGGACTGCGAATGACCCCGATTGGCTGTGCGGTCCTGTCTCATGTCATCAGCCGCTGTAATACAATCAAACATCTTGATCTGTGCAGCTGCGGCATccagtgtgaaggtctccagcggctgggaccggctctgcacaaGTGCCAGCGCTTGGG actgcgagacaacgacctgggagattccggagtgaaactggtgtctgtggCTCTGAGGAACCGGCACTGTCAAATACAGGCActgtg gctggacaaggtcggtctcacagattctggatccgaggatctcgcctccgctctcagtacaaaccactCACTGACGGAGTTGGACCTGAGTGATAATAAGTTGGGAGATttaggagtgaaactggtgtctgtggctctgaggaacccggactgtaaaatactgaGACTGGG gctggacaaggtcggtctcacagattctggagccgag GATCTCGCCTCCGCTCTCAGTATAAACCCCTCACTGACACAGCTGGGACTGGGTGGTAACAACCTGGGAGactccggagtgaaactggtgtctgcggctctcGGGAAACCAGACTGTAAAATACTGGCACcggg gctggacaaggtcggtctcacagattctggagccgaggatctcgcctccgctctcagtacaagcCCCTCACTGACGGTGCTGGACCTGACACACAACTCCCTCACAGACGGATGTGTCCCCGCTCTCTGCCGCCTCATACGGAACCACCCGAGTCTGGAGCAGATcat GCTGGGGGCGAATCAGTTCAGTGCAGATGGACGGAACCAGTTGCAGTGTCTGCAGGGAATCAGAACCGGACTGAATGTGGCCGTGTGA
- the LOC116981469 gene encoding zinc finger protein 239-like, with amino-acid sequence MTGHNKEKRYECDVCGKAWQRPSQLEIHRRVHTGEKPYDCSTCGKGFAHLSGLRQHRRVHTGEKPYGCSTCGKSFAWWSGLQEHQRVHSSERPFTCSDCGKGFKSSPDLLMHRRLHTGERPYTCSDCGKSFTRSTILLVHKCTHTGERPYTCAQCGKGFTCSTYLLSHQRMHAVDRPIHRPFGCSDCGKEFKRADKLKIHQRVHTGEMPYGCSDCGKSFKTTNELKVHRRMHSSERPFTCSDCGKGFKSSTHLQIHMRLHTGERPYTCSDCGKGFTQSGSLQLHQRTHTGERPFTCTQSRCVESALPRPPTPSLTSACTPVVSPMIAHTAVRRLTARGGCGSTGGSTPGRDIP; translated from the exons atgacggggcacaacaaggagaagcgttatgagtgtgacgtgtgtggcaaggcctggcagcgcccgagccagctggagatccaccggcgggtgcacacgggcgagaagccctatgactgctccacctgcggcaagggcTTTGCCCACTTGTCGGGGctacggcagcaccggcgggttcacacgggcgagaagccctatggctgctccacctgtggcaagagctttgcctGGTGGTCAGGGCTACaggagcaccagcgggtgcacagcagtgagcggcccttcacctgctccgactgcggcaaaggcttcaaatcGTCGCCGGACCTGTTgatgcacaggcgcctgcacaccggggagcggccttacacctgcagcgactgcggcaagagcttcacccgctccactaTCCTGCTGGTTCACAagtgcacccacaccggcgagcgcccgtacacctgcgcccaatgcggcaagggcttcacctgctccacctaTCTGCTGTCTCACCAGCGGATGCACGCCGTTGACCGTCCCatccacaggcccttcggctgctctgactgcggcaagGAATTCAAGAGGGCAGACAAGCTGAAGATTCACCAGCGGGTTCACACGGGCGAgatgccctatggctgctccgactgcggcaagagcttcaagacgacgAATGAGCTGAAGGTCCACAGGCggatgcacagcagtgagcggcccttcacctgctccgactgcggcaaaggtttCAAGTCGTCCACGCACCTGCAGATCCATATGCgcctgcacactggggagcggccctacacctgcagcgactgcggcaaaggcttcacccaATCCGGCAGCCTGCagctgcaccagcgcacccacaccggcgagcgccccttcacctgcacccagt cccggtgtgtggagagcgctttgccacggCCTCCCACGCCcagtctcaccagcgcgtgcacaccagtggtcaGCCCTATGATTGCCCACACTgcggtgaggcgtttgacagctcgcgggggttgcggcagcaccggcggatcCACGCCG GGCAGGGACATTCCCTGA